Genomic window ([Empedobacter] haloabium):
CACCACGGACGGCCAGCGTGGCAATGCGCTCGAGCCGGTGCGGCTCGTCAACCTGCGCACGGCGCGCGGCGGCGTGCCGCTGGAGCTGATGCCCGGCGCTACGCCATCATCAGTGCGTTGATGGCGCCGTAACCGAGCGCGCCTGCCGTGACCTTGCCGGTGGCGAGGAACTCACGCACCGATTGTTGTACCTGGCTCCACGTGGCTTCGCCGATCGCGGAGCCGGCCGACAGGCGCCGCACGCCCAGCTCGCGCAGCCGGGCCGGCGCCGGCAGCGACGGCAGCGCCATCACGTTCAGCGGCAGGCCGACGGCCTGTGCCACCGCCGCGATCTCGTCCTGTGCCGCCAGGCCCGGTACGAACAGGCCGCTGGCGCCGGCGTCCCGGTACAGCGCCGCGCGCCGCAGCGTTTCGGCCACGCGCTCCCCGGCCGGGGCCAGGCCGCGCAGGTAGACGTCGGTGCGCACGTTCAGGTACAGATGGACGTCCGCTTGCCGCGCCGCCGCGCGCGCGGCGGCGATCTTCGCACACAGCAGCTCGACGCTGCCGTTGCCGTCCTCGATATTGACGCCGACGACGCCCGCTTCGATCAGCTGGCGCACCAGCGCGGCGACGGCGGCAGGGTCGTCGCCGTAGCCGTCCTCGATGTCCACGGTGAGCGGCAGCTTGCACACGCGGCCGATGCCGCGCGCGGTCTGCAGCAGCAGGTCGACGGGCAGGTGGCTGCCGTCGGCATAACCATGGGCCCAGGCCACGGCCGCGCTGCTGGTGGCCAGGGCCACGGCACCGGCGCACGCCGCCACGCGGGCGCTGCCGCCATCCCAGCAGTTGGCCAGCATCAGCAGGCCGTCCCGGTGCAGGTCGTGGAACAGTTCATCGTTCTTCATGCGATCTCCTTGGTCAATGAAAGGTGGCGGGCGGCATAGGCGCACCAGGGCTGCCACGCTTCGCTGCGGGCGGCCAGCGGCGGCTCGGCGCAGGCGAAGGCATCGGTGCCGGTACCGATGGCGGCGGCGATCAGCCGTGCCAGGGCTGGGTCGATGCCTAGCAGCGCGCCCAGCTGCGCAGCGGCGGGCACCGGGCCGGGCGGCAGGAAAGCCGGGTCGCGCTCGACGGCGTGCGCCAGCACCTGCAGTGCCCGCACGCGCTCGGCAGGTGCGGGCAGGGCGGTCAGGTCGGTGGCGGCGATGCGGGCCGCGCTGGGGAACAGCTGCGTCAACCCGGGCCCCTGCAGCGCCGGCGCCAGCGCGTCGGCGCAGCGGGCCAGCAGGTCCGGCACGGCGGCCGGCGGCAGCAGGGCCAGCACGGCGGCTTCGAACGGGTCCCACGGGCCCGGCACGCGCAGGCCGGGCCGGGCGGCGACGAGCGGGGCCAGCAGCGGGTCCGCCGCCAGGTGCGCATCGATGGCCGCGCTGTCCGCCGCCGTGTCGAACGTGCGGGCCACGCGTGCCAGGGTGTCGGGAAGCGTGCGGATATCGTCCAGCCGCAAGCCCACGTGCAGGTTGTGGCGCGCCGGCTCGTGCCACACGCGCACGGTGCCATGCCCGGTGGCGCAACGCAGGCTGCGCCGGTACTCGCCAGCGGCCGTGACCGCGACGCCGGGTAACGCGGGCAGGGCCGCCAGCAGTGCCGGCCAGTCATACGGCGGCCGGTAGCGCAGGCGCAGCACGATTTCGCCGGCGCTGTCGGCAGCGGTGGCGGCACGACCGCGCAGCGCACTGGGCGGCCGCCCGTACAGCGCCTGGAATGTTTCGTTGAAGCGCCGGATGCTGCCGAAGCCGGCCGCCATCGCCACGGCTGTCATCGGTAGGCTCGTTTCGTGGATCAGCTGCTTGGCAACGAGGATGCGGCGGGTCTGCAACACCGCCACGGGCGAGGCACCCAGGTGTTGCTGGAACAGGCGGCGCAGCTGGCGCATGCTGACTTCCAGCCGAGCCGCGATGGCCGTCAGCGCCGGTTCGTCGTGCTGGCCGCGGTCGGCCAGCAGCGCGAGGGCGCGCGCGACCGTGGCGGAACTGCCGAGCCAGGCGCCGTCGCCGGGTGCGGACTCCGGCCGGCAGCGCAGGCAGGGGCGAAAGCCGGACTGCTGGGCCGCGGCGGCGGACGGGTAGAAGCGGCAGTTCTCGAGCTTGGGCGTGCGTGCCGGGCAGATGGGGCGGCAGTAGATGCCCGTCGAGGTGACGCCAACGAAGAAGCGGCCATCGAAGCGCGCGTCGCGCGTCTGCACGGCCCGATGGCAGCTGATGCGGTCGGTTAAGTCCATGCCGCCATGATGACACGGCGGCGCGCGCGTGGCTGGCGGAAAACGGCCTCGGTCAACCGCCGCGGCGGGCGCGGCGCCGGGCCGCCCATGCCGTCACCAGCAAGCCGGCGCCCAGCATGGCCCAGGTTTCCGGTTCCGGATTGGGCGATGCGATGACGAAGCCGGTGCGGTCCGTCCACAGCCAGGCGCGCCGCTCGTCGTGGCTGGCGCGGTAGCTGTACGTGTACTCGCCGTCGCCGGAGATGTAGTAGTGGCCGCTGCCCGCCCAGCCTTCCGGATCGCCGCCGTACTCGCCCGCCTTGAACGACAGGCCGCCGGCCTGCGAGTAGCTGAATGCCTCGGCGCCGCAAGTGTAATGCGTGGTGCTGTCCGGTTCGCATGCGACGAAGTCCTTGCCGTTCAGGATCAGCGACGTGATCTCGATGCGCTCGAGGATGCCGTTGCCGTTGCCGTCCGCGCCCGTGAAGCTGCCGTGCAGCTGGCGGTCGGGCAGGAACATGTCGTCGCCGGTGTCGTGGAAACCCGTGTAGGTGAAGGTCCAGGTGGCGTTGGCCTGGGCGGCGGCGCAGGCGCCGGCCAGCACGGTGGCACAAAGGTGTTTCAACATGGCGGCCTCGGGCAGCGGATGGCAATGCCACCATGTTATCCGAGTACTGGCAGGATGCAAGCGGCAGCATCCGGCCGCGTCCGCATTTTCCTGTGGCGGCGCAACGCCTGAGCGGTCACTCCGCCGGCGCCACCGTCAGGGGCGTAACTGGTTCAAGCTGAGCAGGATGGGGAAGTGGCGGTTGACGAGCGCCGCCAGCGTTTCGCCCAGCAACATGCCGGCCAGTCCCAGCGACGCGATGACGGCCATCGCCGCGGCGATCGCCAGCACGAAGCGCCGGTTCGGCACGCGCAGCACGAACGGCAGGTTGATCGCGACGCTGGCGAGCGAGGCGATGATGGCGCCGGTGGCGGCCGCGTCCAGGGTCAGCTTGCCGTCCGCGGCCAGGCTGGCGGCGGCTGCCACCGCACTGGCGCTGGAGACAGTACCGCCGATCAGGCTGACCAGGTAGAAGCCGACGTTGCCGAAGTATTTCTGCGTCAGCACCCCCAGGATGTGCAGCAGCAGGAACACCAGGCCGTACTTCAGCGCGCTCCACAGCGAGAACGGCAGCACGATCTGGTCGGACGTCTGCGCTTGCGCGACGATCCCGGTGGCGGCTGGCGTACGCGGGTAAAACACGAAGAAGGCGCTGGCGGCCAGCATCGCCAGGTAGGCGCCGGCGCCCGCCACGGCCACGCCCGGTGCCAGCAGCGCCAGGATGAGGGCGTTGCGCGTCACCATGGCGGAGGTGGCCAGCAGAATGCCGCGGTACGCGGCCGCCGCGACGGCGCCGCTGGCGTTGCGGCCGACCCGCGAGGCCAGTTCGTTGACGGTGACGCTGCTGTTGACGAGTCCGCCGAGGAAGCCCGCGATCGCCACGCCGCGCGTGCCGAACGCCTTCCACAGCACGTAGTTGACGAAGCCGATCCCGGCAATCAGGATGACCGTGGCCCAGGCGGCGCGCGGTTCGATCAGGCCCATCGGGCCGATGCTGCCGACCGGCAGGGCCGGATAGATCACAATGCCCAGGATGGCCAGCAGCAGGGCCGAGCGCAGTTCGCCTTCGGTCAGGCCGATGGAAAAGCCCTGCAGGATGTCCTTCCACGCCAGCAGCGCGGTGGAGCTGACCATGATCGCGGCCGGCGTCAGCGTGTGGCCCTTGCCGCACAGGATGCCGGCGATGCAGGTAACGAGCATCGCGGCGGAGGTCGTCAGTTCGGTGCCGGCATGGGTGCGCATGTCCTGGATGTTGAGGAAGACGGTCAGCAGGCCGGTCAGGCACAGCACGATGTAGGCGTACGTATCGCCCAGCGACGCGCCCACGGCGCCCAGCACGGCGATGAAGCCGAAGGTGCGCAGGCCGGCCTCCTTCTTGCGGCGCTCGCGCTCCAGCCCGATCAGCAGTCCGAGCGCCAGCGCCAGCGCGAAACGCGTCAGCATTTCCAGGTAGGTCCACTCGCTCGCGGCGCCGTGCAGCGGCGCGCCAAGGGCCGGGACAGTCGTGCTCAGCAGGCTCATGGCTTACTCTACTCCCGAACGCGGCGGCACGCCCACACGCTGACGTGCTCATCTTGTGGCGCGGCAACGTGGTGCGGCGAAACAGGGCGTTGGGCTAAGATGGCCATTCGATACAGCAGAAGGAGGCATCATGCAGAACGACGATCAGAAACGACCGGGCCAGCCGACGATTCATACGCACTTGCCCGATTCGATCCCAGCCGAAGACGCAAGGAAAATTGTCGGCGAGGCCGTGCCGCGCGGCGCCGACTACAACTCGCCGCCGCCGCAGGGTGCCGGCAAATCGATGGGCAGCGGCCTGGACGACGTGGGCGGCCCGGCCATGGGCGCGGCGTCGGGCGCAGGCGGCGAACGGGCCGCGACGATCCGCGACCGCGACGTGCGGGCGGACGACCGGCACATGGGGAATCTGCAGCAGGGCGGCGGCACGCCGCTCTCGGCCATGGGCCAGGGCGGCCAGGGCGGGCGTGACAAGGGCAGCGTGCAGGGCGGCAACCAGGCCGGCTCGCCGTCCGGCTCGCCGTCCGACACCCAGTCCGGTAACCAGTCCGGCAACCAGCAGCGCGGCGACGTGGCGCGCTCGGAAGGCCTGCTGCCGGGCCAGGGCGAGGACGATGGCCGCTACGACGTGGCCGAAGAAGTCAGCCTGGACCAGCAGTCGGACCGGGCCCGCAACGTGGGCAGCATGGCCGATGCGGCCAAAGGGCCGCATGGTGACAAGCTGCAGGACGCCGTGGCGCGGTCGCTGGGCAAGCAGGGAGATGACAAGCAGCAGTAGGCGCCTATGCCACGCCTGGAACAGCCGCCTGCGGGCGGCTGTTTGTTTTGGCGGCGCCGGCTTCGCTCCGGCCCTCTACGGCCCGGTCCGTTTCGCACTTTGGGGGCAGGTACTAATGCCGCTGATATGTATTGGACCTGTCAACGCTTTTCGTAAAAAATCCTTTTAGCACAGCGTGCTGGTAGCAGAACGGGCGGCATTCCGACGGTTGATCAGTCTGATATGCGCGGGTTGGGTACCGCATGACAACCGATTCGTCGGGGAGCTGCCTCGCTCTAAGTTGGAGGATCAGTTCATTGCTGGCTGCCTCATAGCGGCACCGAGGGTTCTCCCACCGTTGCCCATTCTGCTACCACCACGCTGTACGTTCACGATCGGCTCCGTTACGTCGTTGGCCTGACGCGCGGCGTCACTTGGCCAATGGCCCAGATGAAGCCTGCCAGCTCGCGCGCCACCGCCGTGCATGCCTGTACTTTGAGTTTGCCCCTCTCGCCCATCGCGCGATAGCGCGCACAGAGCCGCTTTTGGGCGTTCCAGGCGATCTCCTGGACCTCGTCTGACGTCTTCTCGGCACGGCGCTGCAAGTGAGCTGTCTTACGGGCTGGGTACCGGTAGGTCCATGCCGACTCGATGAGCACCTTACGTACGTGCCCGTTCCCGGTCTTGGTGATGCTGCCTCGCGATTTGCTTGCCCCACTTGAGTGCTCGCTCGGCACCAGTCCCAAATAGGCCATAAATTGCGGTGCGGTGGCAAAGCGATGCAGGTCGCCGATTTCCGCCATCACGGTGGCGGCGGTGAGCAGATTGACACCCCGTAGCGCCATCAACGCTTCGATCATTGGCCAGAGTGCCGATGCCGTGGCTTCTGCTTCCAGTTGCTGATCTAGTCCGTCAACGCGCTTAGTCAGCGCCTTGACCGTATCGACGTATTCCTGGAAGACGATTTGCTGCGTCCGACTCGCAAACTTCATTTGCTCCAGCCAGCGGAAATGCGCCTGCGTCCAGTTGCTCTTGCCATCGTAGCTTTTCCCATGACGCAACAGGAAAGCGGATAACCGCTGCTTAGCCTTCAACTGCAGCGCCTTCATATCCTCGCGTGCCCGTGTCAAGTCGCGTAATCCCTCCTGCGCATCATCGGGTACCCACACTGGAGTGAGTTCACCGGCACGAAGCAGGCGAGCCAACATCATGCTGTCACGGCGATCGGTCTTGACGCGGTCACCAGCTTTCTTCGGAATCAGCGACGGTGCCACCACCAAGCACTCCAGACCCAGTCCCCTAAGCTGGCGGAAAATCCCATAGCCACAAGGGCCAGCTTCGTAACAGAACACCAGTTTCGCGCCATCCTTGCCGAGCTGCTTTACCAGCTTAGCAATCGCCTCGGATGTGTTCGGGATTTCACCCATGTAACGCAGCTCGCCTTCTGAATCGGCAACCGAAACGGCGATCGTCGCCTTGTGGGTATCGAGTCCGACATTCTTGATAAACTGTTCCATGACCTGCCTCCTCAATTTCGGCTCTGCGCCCATGGTTCTTCGGAACCTAAAGCTTAACCCGCGTTGTTTGAGGTCGGCAGGTCCAATACATGATGTCTAAGTTAAGAGAAAAGTAGCTGGGTTAGGGTCTGTCCCCGCAGGGGACTGACCCTGGTTTTAATCGCAGAACCATGCGACTTGCGCGATAGAAACCGGGGTCAGTCCCAAAAAACGGGACAGACCCCAAGCGAGCGTCTGTTCTCTGCGCGCCAAAATTCCTTAACTTGGCGGCATTAGGGTCAGGCACCAAAGCTGACACGGGCTCGGCGTTCGCAGCCATCCGCGACCCTGTCGCCCGCCGGTCCGGGCCGAAGGCTGTGCGGTCAATGCAGAGCCGCCCGCAACGCGGCGGCGTCGAAGTAGACGTGGCGGATGGCCGGGTGCTCGGCCGCGATGGCGGACTGCAGCCGGGCGATGGCCTGCTCGACCTCGTCGATGGGCATGCCGCGCCGGAACTGGACGGACGCTGCCAGCAGCACCTCGTCCGGCCCCAGTTGCATCGTGCGCAGGCTCGCCACGCTGTCCAGTGCGCGCTCGCGGGCGAACAGGGCGCGCAGCGCGGCCAACTGCTCGCGGTCGATGCTCTCGCCCACCAGCAGCCCGCCCGTTTCGCGCGCCAGCGTGAAGGCGGCACCCACCAGCAGCAGGCCGATCACGATCGACGCGGCCGGGTCGAAATAGGGGTTGCTGCAATAGTGTCCCAGCGCGATGCCGGCCGCCGCGATCACGAGCCCCAGCAGCGCGGCCGAGTCTTCGATAAAGACGGTAAACACGGCGGCATCCTTACTGGCGCGCACGGTCTGCCACAGGCTGGTACCCGGCCTGCGCACCGCATTCAAGGCCTTGCGTGACACATTCCAGCTGTAGCCTTCGAACAGCGCGGCCACGCCCAGCACGACATAGTTCCACAGCGGGTCTTCCAGTGGCGGCGGCGACCGCAG
Coding sequences:
- a CDS encoding isocitrate lyase/phosphoenolpyruvate mutase family protein, with amino-acid sequence MKNDELFHDLHRDGLLMLANCWDGGSARVAACAGAVALATSSAAVAWAHGYADGSHLPVDLLLQTARGIGRVCKLPLTVDIEDGYGDDPAAVAALVRQLIEAGVVGVNIEDGNGSVELLCAKIAAARAAARQADVHLYLNVRTDVYLRGLAPAGERVAETLRRAALYRDAGASGLFVPGLAAQDEIAAVAQAVGLPLNVMALPSLPAPARLRELGVRRLSAGSAIGEATWSQVQQSVREFLATGKVTAGALGYGAINALMMA
- a CDS encoding Ada metal-binding domain-containing protein, translating into MDLTDRISCHRAVQTRDARFDGRFFVGVTSTGIYCRPICPARTPKLENCRFYPSAAAAQQSGFRPCLRCRPESAPGDGAWLGSSATVARALALLADRGQHDEPALTAIAARLEVSMRQLRRLFQQHLGASPVAVLQTRRILVAKQLIHETSLPMTAVAMAAGFGSIRRFNETFQALYGRPPSALRGRAATAADSAGEIVLRLRYRPPYDWPALLAALPALPGVAVTAAGEYRRSLRCATGHGTVRVWHEPARHNLHVGLRLDDIRTLPDTLARVARTFDTAADSAAIDAHLAADPLLAPLVAARPGLRVPGPWDPFEAAVLALLPPAAVPDLLARCADALAPALQGPGLTQLFPSAARIAATDLTALPAPAERVRALQVLAHAVERDPAFLPPGPVPAAAQLGALLGIDPALARLIAAAIGTGTDAFACAEPPLAARSEAWQPWCAYAARHLSLTKEIA
- a CDS encoding PEP-CTERM sorting domain-containing protein; its protein translation is MLKHLCATVLAGACAAAQANATWTFTYTGFHDTGDDMFLPDRQLHGSFTGADGNGNGILERIEITSLILNGKDFVACEPDSTTHYTCGAEAFSYSQAGGLSFKAGEYGGDPEGWAGSGHYYISGDGEYTYSYRASHDERRAWLWTDRTGFVIASPNPEPETWAMLGAGLLVTAWAARRRARRGG
- a CDS encoding MgtC/SapB family protein yields the protein MSLLSTTVPALGAPLHGAASEWTYLEMLTRFALALALGLLIGLERERRKKEAGLRTFGFIAVLGAVGASLGDTYAYIVLCLTGLLTVFLNIQDMRTHAGTELTTSAAMLVTCIAGILCGKGHTLTPAAIMVSSTALLAWKDILQGFSIGLTEGELRSALLLAILGIVIYPALPVGSIGPMGLIEPRAAWATVILIAGIGFVNYVLWKAFGTRGVAIAGFLGGLVNSSVTVNELASRVGRNASGAVAAAAYRGILLATSAMVTRNALILALLAPGVAVAGAGAYLAMLAASAFFVFYPRTPAATGIVAQAQTSDQIVLPFSLWSALKYGLVFLLLHILGVLTQKYFGNVGFYLVSLIGGTVSSASAVAAAASLAADGKLTLDAAATGAIIASLASVAINLPFVLRVPNRRFVLAIAAAMAVIASLGLAGMLLGETLAALVNRHFPILLSLNQLRP
- a CDS encoding IS110 family transposase gives rise to the protein MEQFIKNVGLDTHKATIAVSVADSEGELRYMGEIPNTSEAIAKLVKQLGKDGAKLVFCYEAGPCGYGIFRQLRGLGLECLVVAPSLIPKKAGDRVKTDRRDSMMLARLLRAGELTPVWVPDDAQEGLRDLTRAREDMKALQLKAKQRLSAFLLRHGKSYDGKSNWTQAHFRWLEQMKFASRTQQIVFQEYVDTVKALTKRVDGLDQQLEAEATASALWPMIEALMALRGVNLLTAATVMAEIGDLHRFATAPQFMAYLGLVPSEHSSGASKSRGSITKTGNGHVRKVLIESAWTYRYPARKTAHLQRRAEKTSDEVQEIAWNAQKRLCARYRAMGERGKLKVQACTAVARELAGFIWAIGQVTPRVRPTT
- a CDS encoding cation diffusion facilitator family transporter; translation: MQNTSHDAAGGGSTPAAPALSAGGTRTGSQKVIYAAIAANLGIAAAKFIVAAVTGSASMVAEGIHSAVDTGNELLLLLGERRGARPADRRHPFGYGKSLYFWALIVALSVFSLGGGLSIYHGIAALRSPPPLEDPLWNYVVLGVAALFEGYSWNVSRKALNAVRRPGTSLWQTVRASKDAAVFTVFIEDSAALLGLVIAAAGIALGHYCSNPYFDPAASIVIGLLLVGAAFTLARETGGLLVGESIDREQLAALRALFARERALDSVASLRTMQLGPDEVLLAASVQFRRGMPIDEVEQAIARLQSAIAAEHPAIRHVYFDAAALRAALH